The sequence below is a genomic window from Oceanivirga salmonicida.
GAGGTAAGTTTGAAATGAAATTAATTTCATATGAAGAAGTACCAGAAGAAATAGCAGTTAAAATAATAGAAAATGCAAATAAAGAATAAAATATTATAGGCTAAAAAAATAAATCGTTAATGAAAATGCAGTAAAAATTATATTTTGCACCTTAAAATCTTAAAATGGATTTTAATATAATAAAAGGGAATTATTTCTAAAAATAGAGTAATTCCCTTATAATTTTCATCATATTTTTGTGATTTTTTTGTACTTTTAATCTTTATTACACTTTTTCATAAATTAATCTAATTTTCTCATTTTTGTGTATATTTTAAAGATTAATATAATTTATTTATGAATATTTTACAAACACTTAAAAAAAATTTATATTTTTACTAATTAGAATGAGTAACCTAAATTTAAACCTACTAATGGTGCAAATTGGTGTTTAAGTTCAGAATTTTTATTATATATATATTTTCCACCAATTTCTAAATTAGTTGTTAATCTTTTATAATCAAAACCTAATAGACCAGTTATTGGAACTATTAACGCTGAAGTTTGAGATTTTTTAATTTCAAATTTTTTCTTTTCAACTGTATAATTAAATCTATCACTATCTTTAATATATGTCTTATTTAATTTAGCAACATCTATTTTTTCATCTCTTTCTACACCACTAAAGAAAGTTCCTTCATAACCTATACCAACTTTAATACCTGTTCTTAAATTGGTATTTTTATTTACACTATATTGAATTTGCGAAGTTATATAAGGTGTAATTGCTACTTTAAAAAGATTTTCTTTTGCTTTATTTTTATATTTTTTTATGTTTTCATCATTTTCAATAGCTTCATCTAGAGAAATTTTAGTTTTTTCTAAATCTTTTTTTGCATTTTCAAGAGTAGAATTAGCTAAAATTAAATTATTTCTTGATTCATTATCTTGTGGATTATTACTGATTCTTTTTTTAAAGTCATTTATAAGATTTTCAATTCTGCTTATTCTATCTTTGTTTTTCTCAACTTCAATTAATTTATTTAAAGTTGGCTCAGTATATAATTCACGTAAATCATTAGTAACACCATATCCAAATTTAGCATCTAAACCACCAGAAATAATTAGTGATATATTATCATTTATATTATATACTGGTTTTATATATTCTAACTCCAATCCTCCCAATATTATATTGGAATTATTATTTTTTAAAATTTGATTATTATATTCAGCATTAGCCTTAATATTAAAATTTGAAAATGACATGGTTGCGATTAAGGCGCTTGTAATTAATAGTGCTCTTTTCATAATTATACTTCCTTTCTTATTTTATACCATGATTATAATATGTGTTGCCTAATTTTAAAATAGAATATTCTTATATATTTTTAAGATTTAAATATAATTTTTTTTTTATAATTCTTAAATTATGATTTTTTGTGACATTATTAAAGAAAATTTTTTCATAATCTGAATCAAATTTAAAGTCTACTTTATAATTTAAAATTGTTATTAATATCATCTTTTTTTTGACTTTAAATTCTAACTTGAGTATAATTAAAGTATATAAAAAAATAAAGGAGTAGATATGGAATTATTAAATATTAAAAACATACATGCAAGAGTAGAAGATAAAGAAATTCTAAAAGGAATTGATTTAAAAATAAATAAAGGTGAAATTCATGTAATTATGGGACCTAATGGTGCAGGTAAATCTACATTAGCATCAGTATTAGTAGGGCATCCTAATTATGAAGTAACAGATGGTGATATTATACTTGATGGTGAAAATATAAATGAGTTAAGTGTTGATAAAAGAGCAAGAGCGGGAATATTTTTATCATTTCAATACCCAGAAGAAATACCTGGACTTACATTAGAGGATTTTTTAAGATCAGCTAAAGAGGCAGTTACAGGAGAGAAACAATATTTTACAAGATTTCATAAATATTTGGTTCAGACTATGAAAAAACTAAATATTGATCCATCATATTGTGAAAGACATTTAAATGTAGGATATTCAGGTGGAGAAAAGAAAAAAAATGAAATATTACAAATGGCTGTATTAGAACCTAAGATAGCCATATTAGATGAAACTGACTCAGGATTAGATAGAGATGCTACTAAAACTGTATTTGAAGGGATTAGATCTTTAAAAAATAGTGAGTCATCTATGTTAATAATAACACACTATAATAAAGTATTAGAATACTTACAACCTGATGTAGTTCATATTTTAGTTGACGGTAAAATTAAAAAAACTGGTGGTAAAGAATTAATAGAATTTATAGAAAAAAATGGTTTTGAAACATTCAAAAAATAAGGAGTTAATGTGGAAGAAGAAAGAAGAAGAACCTATGTTGCTGACATCGAAAGAGGAGTCTATGATATAAAAGACGAAGTAGATGCAGGCTATACAACAGGTAAGGGATTAAATGAAAAAATAATAAAAAAAATATCAGATAAAAAAGAAGAACCAGAATGGATGTTAGAAATTAGA
It includes:
- the sufC gene encoding Fe-S cluster assembly ATPase SufC; the protein is MELLNIKNIHARVEDKEILKGIDLKINKGEIHVIMGPNGAGKSTLASVLVGHPNYEVTDGDIILDGENINELSVDKRARAGIFLSFQYPEEIPGLTLEDFLRSAKEAVTGEKQYFTRFHKYLVQTMKKLNIDPSYCERHLNVGYSGGEKKKNEILQMAVLEPKIAILDETDSGLDRDATKTVFEGIRSLKNSESSMLIITHYNKVLEYLQPDVVHILVDGKIKKTGGKELIEFIEKNGFETFKK